Part of the Antechinus flavipes isolate AdamAnt ecotype Samford, QLD, Australia chromosome 2, AdamAnt_v2, whole genome shotgun sequence genome is shown below.
CTGTCTCAGACTATCCTAACCTGTATTTGTAAGACTTgttttttattctagattttggtTAGTTACAGTTGTATTGACCAGCTTCAGGGATCTAAATGAATCCACTGGATGCTTCAATCAGTTCCAGTTTGTACTCCCCAAAATGGGATCCTGTAGGATGACCCAGATATACACCCATTCTCAACAagaagtagtttcagaagatgagatcattgCCCCTGTCCCCAAAGGAATTTAGGCCCCATTGGTTTGCAGAGGAACAGGAATAGGTTGGTGAATGAACTCAAAATTATTCAGTATCTGAGTAGGTCCCCTGTTACAATATATTTGGGATTTAGGATGGGAAACATTGGATTAAAATTTGGGTAAATACTACTAAAAAAGGATACATCACTAACACTTCAGTTTGATGTTTGTCAAAGTATAGAATGttatggagaaaaagaattttgtagaACTTCCTCTATAAATTAGAATAGTGTCTATTTTGTTACATCTAAAAATACAGAATCTGCTTAAAACTATGTTTAAAACTTGATTTGTACTCCCAAaggatatttctttttgtatagcagATATTCTCTGTGTagcagatattttatatataatacatgaagTTCTTGATATCTAAAATAAGACTCTATTGGATGTTGCCTCAATTATAGACTATTACTGCCTTAGTCCATCTGTTAATTATGACTATTGCACCATTGCAGTTTTGAACCCTGGTGTTCAGGTTTACAATCATTCAACATCTTCAGAGTCAGCTTCTAGCTATATTTCCTGCAGGAAGTGGGGAATCTTGGGATAATTTTCTATGGTGGATGTGAAAAGTAATTGCTTTTTTAATACCCTGGTTGGGATATATAGATCATAAAGCTGTTTTAACTAATGTAACTATTGCTATTGAGCAGCTTGTAGATGAAATTGCCCAAGGCTCACAAAACCTTCAAGAATCCCAAATTCCCTTAAATGTCATCCTTGGCAATTGAATAACCTTAGATTACTTATTAATTGGAGGAGGAATATGATCACAAATACTTCATGTTGCATTTACATTAATAAATCAAGTGCTATTGAAACTAATATACATGATATTGCATATTGGATGCATTGTTTTGCTCCATATCAGGATGGGTCAcaacatggaaatatttatatctataaccCATCATTTTGATATGGGTATTTGTTCTATGCTTTAGACCTTGTATTATGAATGGTCTTTTGACTACAGTTTCTTCTAGACTACAAGTTTTTACAATGTATaagtgactgtgtgtgtgtgagattatAAACTGAAGCCCTGATATTTTATTTGCTGTGTGTAAATGATTATTAGTTGAAACCCTTGTTGTTTTGTTTGACCAAATTGGGGACATCCCTGTTCCTAGGACCAAATTGTAAAGAATACTAGTGAGGAATCCTGGTGAGTCTTGGGCATGCTTTTGTGTAAATTAGTTTGCTGAGAACTTTGAAATGTGCTCTTACTTATCTAAACAAACTTCAGGAAGCATTAGGAGGATCTGCCATCTTCCTGGTGTCCTAATTAATGAATATCCTTTCTGGCAGGCCTGTATTTACTCTAGAAAACCTGGCCAGTTCCTGGAGTGAACATAAGCCTcctaaaagaatgaacaaatattctctttGGTGAGCCTCTTACAACGGAAATATCCTATACCTGAGGGGATTATTCTGTTTTAAGAGtcataaattaaatgaaaatatttaacatagtgccttctttgttctcacTCTATAAAAACCTCTTAGTGGAAAGAGACTTTGAGAACTCAGGAAGTTTGGTGCCCTTTGTCTTAGCCCCAAATTGAGGCTCTTAATAACTGTGACCCAGGTTCTTCCAGCCAAGGACTTCAGTTGTTGATGCTTTCTCAGTGGTGGTGATTTATATTGTTAGTTGTCTGTTTGTTTCCTGTGTTGTCTTGGTAATTGCCACGTTTGTTAATTGTGCATTAATTTTATGTTatgtttcctcttttcttatgCCTTGTCTAAATCAAAAttctgagcagtaataaacttctgtactttgccttttaaagtctgtTCCTATTGTATGTGAAATCCCCTGAATTCAACTAATGATGgaagataataaaacaaaataaaatttcatgacCCTCTGAAGAAGTGAATGAATATAGAAGGGAATGCAGATGagaaatttgcctttttctttcagaatatttGGGTCTGTGATTTCTGTGATTTGGATCCATgtgatgaataataataaaaaaatttgcaATTCACAGTGGAACTCCCATTATAAATCAATGACCACAAGCTGTAATAAGTATCAGGGACACAATGACACAAGTCATTGATTCTCATTAAAAGTCAAGGTCACCTCTAAGGCAgcttgaaataatttcttttcctatGTAGCCTGTCCTGGTTTCAATGTTGATGTTGCGACTTGCCATATATCTTCTCAGTGTTACCTATCACACAGGTCAAGATATTCCTCTCCTTGGAAGTCCCTCTGAGAGGGAGTAGTTAGCTTTTCTGTTAAACCAAGCCAATTCCCCTAGCAGCTTTGGATCTATGCTACAATGAGCTGTTTAATTCCACATATATTCTCTCCCCACTCAGGGTCCTATGTGTCATTGTCTCAGGCTCTCTTAATAGTGGATGGCCTGAAAAACTCCTTTGAGCTGAAGATGACCCTCTTTAGGGAGAGGACTGTTGTTGAAAGAATAGTGGTTGTGAGCTTGCTGATTGTAGCTCATTGGGAGAACCTCTTGGTCCCTTATCTGATAGCCACTCAAGTACGGGATGTCAGGCAGAAAGTTCTTAATTATAAAGCAGCTCCAAAGTCTAAGTAGTGATAAATTCCATGTTCCCAGAAAAGTCTTTTTTGATTCATCCCATAAGGGAACTCAAAAGGATTTAAGCATAAGGGCTTAATGTAAAATCTAATACTAATAGCATTGGCAgcagcaccttttttttttttttttcaccatgaaTTTGTCTATAAAAAGAATGATTAGCACAGtcacttttctctcttatttcaaATTCTATAAGAGCAGAAATCTAGTTTAGTATGGGATTCAGGAACTTAGAACTGAGGAACTTGACTTTCAGTCAAGAGGGCTTATGAGAGTCCATGAGCTGGCCCACTtagctttaattatttttttatttttgctgaagcaatgggggttaagtgacttgcccagggtcatacaaccaggaagtgttaagtgtctgaggccagatttgaactcaggtcctcctgacttcaatgtTCTATCCAGTGTATctagccacttagctgcccctgctttagttatttttaaaataatcatcttacagctcagttttttcattttcttctgtctttgctGATTTTGCTACATTTGAGAGTACTTTTCTGCTTATTTGGAGTAGTGAGGAGAAAGGTATATCTTTGGTGAACTCCCActcaaataaatacaaactatatatatgaatatatgtatgcattctAAACACATagtttctgtgaatttttttaatacaatCATTATTTAGTATACATTAAGTATGTATCTATTCCATATGTTCatgtcaacttttttttatttttttatagtgAGGAATCCactaaatatttttgctttttcccatttataattttttcatccCCTAACCTATATTCAATTTTTATAAAGAGAGCATATTAGGCTAAGACATTTGTATTCTTTAATGTTCTTACTCAAAAGATAACATTTTCAAAATCTAAAATTTCCAATAGTTGGTTCaggcattttctttttattatattaatctgGCACCATGACTtcataatctatatattttttttgttttacaattcagtttcatctttaataactcagacacttatttcatcacttatatttaatattatagttTCATTGTCTTTAGTACCTTTAAACATTAtgcatttcccccatttttctcatAACACTGTCAGTTTTTACTTTTGTCATATCtgaaatcatttcaatttctcttttgaaattagACTATAACATAACACTCTCCACCCTATCCCCACatttaaatttgtattaattttggtGTGTTTCAAATATCTAGGAAATTGCTAGGTTTGTTCATACTCATTCTgccactttttttgggggggaggattTAAGCTATTTACATTTAATGCTACAATTGTTAAGTTTGTGTTTTGCTATATTTAATCCAGGTTGATGGAAGAGGGGAGagctttattttccctttctcttcttggtCTTCCTGATGAGTTTTGTTTGATGATTAAGTTCCTCTTACAAACTCACTCATCTCCTTTCCCCAATGACCTGTCCCAAATTTATGAGTTTGattttattaggtttttttttcttcttccctttcccagttGGATGAAACTACAGTTCTCTACTATAAACCTTCTGGGTATTCTGGATGTGTGATCCATATTATTCCTTTCCTATTCTAGATTATCCTGATGGTTATCTTCCATGTACAGGTTTTATAATCAATTCTTCAAAATAAGGCTTatggaaaacaaaaactttgcttcTACTTTAGTCTAATTAGTCTATTGATGCTATTGTCATTATCAGTCACTCTGTTCTCTATTTCACTTTGGTCTATTTTGCATTTCTGAAAAACATCCCTTTGCAAAACCTGCCTCCCACAAATTTGCTTCATGAAGGCACTTTTTGGAATGGCAGTTCTCTATATTCCTCTTCATAGATACTTCAAACTCCTCtctaaagttactaatgatctctaaATTGCCAGTCCAATGGCCTTTTCCCAGACctcattctttttgatttttctgcaGCTTTGGACACTGTTGATCTCCCTCTAGGATTTTGTGATGGTGCTACTCTCTCTTCGTTCTCCTCCTACCCATTTGCCCCTTTCTCCTAATGATCTTTTTCTACTTGACCACAGACCCCAGATAGAGTGAAAGGCTGAAGAAATCCCCTTTTTCTCCTAAGCTAATGCTGATCATGAGTTATTCTTATTTTCCCCTTGCCAGGCAATTTTTTGCTCTACTCCATTCCCAATAAATCTTTTGATCTATGAGGAAAAGTGGGTTTTAGGACAAATAATATaaattcctccccttcccttctcctaatTCCTTAACCCCTTTGATCATTAGTCCCTTAGATCTTGTACTTTGGATTTCTCTGTTCTCTCCTTGACCCTCAACTGAGATTTTAAAATAGCCTTGTCTTTCCCTACAAGTCACTGAACAGTGATTTTGCTTACTTTCTGTTATGTCTGTATTTACTTTCTTCAGTTATCTCTTGATAAAATTAAGTTGTCAACTACTCATTGtgtaatatttatatgtgtgGTTCTTCCATTATTTTTTAGATTGTTTGCTCCTTTTCCCTTGTTTCAATGTACCAAATGTTTATTTGACTGAAGGCTGGTTTTATACTCAACCTTTCTTACCTAGCATTCTTGTTTACCAAACCTTTTcatcttttccaaatatatttttattggtaCCCATTACTTTGTTTTGCTCTTTGTCTGAGCAACTGCAATAACCAACTTGAGTTAAGTTTTGGGGATAGAATCCAGGAATCTGTCTCGAAGCTACCACTAGAGAGATGACTACAGCTGAGCTCATACCATCCCTCTTTTACTTACTacacaaatcccttcctttttGACTGGCTTTGTAATTCTGAGTCTGTTTACCATCAGTAACCCAATTTTTCTGCCACTGAGGCTGGATGAGTTCTGAGAGAACTTACTGGACACAAAACAGATGCCACCCTATGCAGCACTGGAAATTCAAGCCTAATGAGACCATCACCCTGAAGACAAGAGGGTCTGGGTACATCAAGGAGAAGTGGGTCCACCAATCTTCTGATGTCATTAAAGAAGTCTTTATCTTAGGGGAAAATActtctttttcactctttttgtggtaactgAGATTGCTGTTTGAGGCCTATTTGTAATGAGGGTTAGGATGGGAATTAGGCTGATACATAAATCTCTCACTCTCACTATTTTTGTAGAAACTCTCCTAGTTATTGGTCTCCACCCCATTTATGGAACCTTTTGGATTTTGCAGAGACTTTGATCTATCTGGGGAAGCTTTTATTTCCAGTGAAGTGGGAAACTCAAAATGAGGCTGAGGAATTCAACACATACTCTTTAGGGCCACAGCTGCAGAGCAAAAATTCTGAACCTTTGAGTAGGAAGGGATATTTGAGTCCTTTAATACCATTCCTACCAAGGGTCAATTCTAACCTAATCCAATTCAATCTGATTTAATTTACCATAAGATTagaagctgaaaaggaccttagaggtccaattatctcattttagtcttaaataatattttattccctcCCCAATTACAcgtaaaaagcaatttttaacattcaattaaaaaaaaaaagttttgacgAACAACCCCATTTtaaacatgagaaaactgaggcccagagaaattccATGATtggctcaggatcacacaactagagtttgagataggatttgaacataggtcttttTACTGCAAATCCAGAACTCTCTTTAGTATATCGTGTTGCCTTTCTCATACAACATGAGTTCTACTGAGTGACTGTGGGCTGCATCATTACTGGGATGCTGACTGTCTTGCCCTTTAGGATCTTGATAAGGTATAGATTTCCTTAAGCTGATGACTTTAAAAGTGTTGAGGAAACAATGAGCCAGGGCCTCCATGGACATTCAACCAGAATCAATAATCTTCACTAAGATCAGACCCAGATCTCCTCCTCAGAGTAATCTGGAGTTCTTTGTTACATTTTCCCCTGGGATCAGGAAGCagaagtttttggtttttttaaaagtccatttgTTACTTTTTCTACTTCTCATCTTTAAGTACCAAGATAATATTTGAAACcaggtaatttttaaaagttccttcttttttatgttgCTATTCCAGGCAGAGAAGTAGAATATATGTAAATCTGATCCAGGTAAGATTAAGagcaattaatttatatttcataagaACTTCCAAAGAGATAGTTCCCATATTAAACATCTCCTGGGGAGAATCATCCTAGGACCTTTATTTACCATCTTTTATTCCTTGGCTTGAAAAAGTTCTAAAAGTTTAACTGTTTTGGTAATTAATATTTGGTATGTTTACttaaactacttttaaaaaaatcaaacatgttTTATTGGCAGCACTTCCAATTTTTCGTTTTTGTAACTCAACTGCCACCTGATTGGTAGTTaatataacaaaagaaagggacATAAAGGAGGGGGTTACTTTTTTCTCTGAATGCAACAATTTAATTGATGACAAAACTTGACATCTTAACTCTCCAATATTTAACAGATGATAATACTTTATGAAGCATTCCTTCAATTAATATGCATGGTTAATCTCCAGTATGAAAATTCTGATGAAGAATGGACTCCAAAGGATTTTTACCAGAATCATTATGCTTCATAAGGGATGAGCTCATTCTGAGGgcatttccacattcattacatttacgAACATCCTCACAGTACGCATTATTCAATGTTCTACAAGGTTTTCTAGATTAAAGCTTTCTCAAATACATTATAATCAAAAGATTTCTAGCCAATATGAATTTTCTTATATGTATCAAAGCTTTTATATCAGCCTGAAAGATGTAtaacattcattacattcaaagactctctccagtatgaatcaaCTTCTGATGCTTCAGATTTCTACTCTAGGTGAAAGCATTCCTACATTTATTTCACTGAAAAGGTTTCTCTTCAGTATGAATTCTTAGATGACTAACACAGGTTACACTATTGCTAAGGACCTTATGAAATTTATTACATTCAAAGAATTTTTCTTCAGTATGAATATCCTTGAGAGGTTATTAGTTGGTATATTGGATAGAGCATAAAACTTAAGAATCAAGGAGCCCTAGCCTGGTGctgtctgggcaagtcacttaatatttcttagtGTCAGGAAATAAGACAATGTTATAAATAGATTGTGATCCACGTTGGTCGATGAAGTTCTCACATGGCTGGAATCACAGATCCTGGTTATAATGATGAAATGAGTCCACTTATGTCCTTCGTTTTCTACTCAAATTGAAATTCATCACATTTAATTGTGaacattctgttttgtttttctgctgaaagctttcctaatttccttatatTGAAATGGTCTACAGTAgaagttctcattttttttaaagcaatgatcTATTTCTGAAAGTTTTCTCACATTTACTTATATTCAAAGGGATTCTCTCTATTATGAATTTTATCATATGCAACAAAGTTTGGACTATAAACATTTCCCCTTTCATTCCATTCAAAGAGCTTCATCCCAGCATGAgtttttttatgttctttaagGTTTCCACTCCATTTGAAGGCTTTCTCACATTCATCACACTGAAATGGCTTCTCTTcagtatgaattttcttatgTCCTTTGAGATTTTCACTACGGGTAAAAGCTTTCCCACACTCTTCACACtgaaaaggtttctctccagtatgaattctcttatgtTTATTAAGATCTCCTCTCTGGCTGAAAGACTTCTGACATTCATTACAATGAAAGGGTTTCTCTCGAATATGAGAGAATATTTGATGTCGAGCTAAGCTCTGGTTATTGGTGAAGGCTTTCTCACATTCATTACATCCAAAAGGAGTTTCGCCAGTGTGAATTCTCTTATGCGTATTAAGGCTTCCCTTCCGGCCAAAGGCTTTCCCACAATCATTGCATATATAGGGCTTCtcaccagtatgaattctctgatgttgcACCAAGAATGAGCAATATCGGAAGCcttttccacattcactacattcaaagtgcttctctccagtatgggcAATCTTATGTGCATTAAGGCCTCCCTTCTGGCTAAAGGCTTTatcacactgattacatttatagggtttctctccagtatgaattctctgatgtcgcATAAGGGATGAACGGTGTCTGAAGGCTCTCCCACAGGCATTACATTGAAAgcgtttctctccagtatgagttATTTTATGAGTATTAAGGATTCCCTTCTGgttgaaggcttttccacattcattacaaaTAAAGGGTTTCtcaccagtatgaattctctgatgctgCATAAGAGAAGAACTGTACCTGAAGCCTTTTCCACATTCATagcatttaaaaggtttctctccagtattattgttattattaattactcTACGTTTAGTAAGGTAAGAGGTGCTGTTGAAGGCTTTACCATATGTATTCAATACATATGGTTTCTCTTGAGAATGAATGCGTTGATGTCGAGTTAGATGTCTATTACTACTGAagacttttccacattcattacattcaaaaggtttctcccctgtatgaattcttttatgtgtttTAAGGTTTCCCTTCtggctgaaggcttttccacattcattacaaaTATAGGGTTTCTcaccagtatgaattctttgatgcaCAATAAGGCGTGAATTGTTACTGAAGGCTTTCTCACATG
Proteins encoded:
- the LOC127546386 gene encoding zinc finger protein ZFP2-like, whose amino-acid sequence is MSCLFQFELSLTPVAFGHRSSGLNLRRRSLEVSGRGRAFRPYFFAELSAVLASQDSALPQEKKIKEEMEMTSGLLPPTSQVSLTFQDVTVDFSQEEWDRLEPAQKDMYRDVMLENYENFVFLGLPVSKPDVISHLERREAPWMTESEVLISTYLDSLIQKTGYEIEESVPKQYISMGESSNELLTKEGPWNSSLGEGWDHDVRLERQMGNQERQTRQVPVTHNYNIFGRKLILGSFLIPQLNFSRGESLHKYDTLGESFKQFSDLIKYNRIELGKKLCKYSKYRKPFNYQSNLLHYYRTHTRGRPLKCNECGRIFHSILNLTIHQRSHAGGKLFVCDECGKAFSQKENLDTHKIFHTEEKLFPCNACEKAFSNNSRLIVHQRIHTGEKPYICNECGKAFSQKGNLKTHKRIHTGEKPFECNECGKVFSSNRHLTRHQRIHSQEKPYVLNTYGKAFNSTSYLTKRRVINNNNNTGEKPFKCYECGKGFRYSSSLMQHQRIHTGEKPFICNECGKAFNQKGILNTHKITHTGEKRFQCNACGRAFRHRSSLMRHQRIHTGEKPYKCNQCDKAFSQKGGLNAHKIAHTGEKHFECSECGKGFRYCSFLVQHQRIHTGEKPYICNDCGKAFGRKGSLNTHKRIHTGETPFGCNECEKAFTNNQSLARHQIFSHIREKPFHCNECQKSFSQRGDLNKHKRIHTGEKPFQCEECGKAFTRSENLKGHKKIHTEEKPFQCDECEKAFKWSGNLKEHKKTHAGMKLFEWNERGNVYSPNFVAYDKIHNRENPFEYK